A stretch of Lactuca sativa cultivar Salinas chromosome 6, Lsat_Salinas_v11, whole genome shotgun sequence DNA encodes these proteins:
- the LOC122194632 gene encoding uncharacterized protein LOC122194632, protein MPPWPCGRDTIKESNIQVSLSKLIAEMSMSSSIINHVDQEATDMEVPRAEAEEAADNGAMAFLPNCILNLLDSIRGLLIVYYPQTFGAVDMPPSPISFIITSLYAFAEMKSQGSDFPFTTHPGFVNVALICLILYGLASASEHFISAIFPGSFYAIIVRLGWRIWVELVCSSFEHCLVLDLIVVY, encoded by the exons ATGCCCCCATGGCCGTGCGGCCGTGACACTATAAAAGAAAGCAATATCCAAGTCTCTCTTTCAAAACTTATAGCAGAGATGTCGATGTCTTCTTCCATTATTAATCATGTCGACCAAGAAGCTACAGATATGGAAGTACCACGGGCAGAAGCGGAAGAAGCAGCCGACAATGGCGCCATGGCGTTTTTGCCCAATTGCATCCTTAATCTACTGGATTCTATCCGTGGCCTATTGATCGTTTATTACCCTCAAACATTTGGCGCTGTAGACATGCCCCCATCCCCAATTAGCTTTATAATTACTAGTTTGTATGCTTTTGCGGAAATGAAGTCGCAGGGATCTGATTTCCCTTTTACAACGCACCCTGGGTTCGTTAATGTAGCCCTTATCTGTCTCATCTTATATGGCCTGGCTTCTGCATCAGAGCATTTCATTTCTGCCATATTTCCGGGTTCGTTTTATGCCATCATTGTACGACTG GGCTGGAGAATCTGGGTAGAGCTGGTCTGCAGTTCCTTTGAGCACTGTCTTGTCTTGGATCTAATCGTAGTCTACTAA